The DNA region AAGGCTGGCCACACGCTGCTCAGGCAGGTCTTCGGCAAGCGTCGTCGGGCACCCGCAGTCCTGCAGGACGAGGCTGCCTTGCTTGCGTCCGCGGTGGGCTGCCGCGTACCTCGAGTGACGCTCTCGGAGGCTGCCGGCGTGCCGGCAGCCATTGGCCTGTCCGAGATCTGCATGCCGGCAGCGCTGTACGCCTCAGCGCCGGCTGACGAGCGGCGCGCTCTCATCGCCCACGAGATGGGCCACTTGAAGCGCCGCGATCCACTCTGGTTCATGGTCGCCGGAAGCCTGGTGCGGTTGACGGCATTCCAGCCGTTGAATCGCATCGCGATGTCGCGGCTGCGCGAGGCGTCCGAGGACGCAGCAGACGACGTCGCGGTGGAGGCCACAGGCAATCCAGTCGCGCTCGCGCGCGGGCTCGCGCGGCTGGCGACGGCCATCGTCGCGCTTTCGGGCGGGGCCGCGGCGTCGGGTTCGCCGGTGGTGGCGCGGGTCAGCCGGTTGCTCGACGGGCACCGAGGACCGACGCCGCCACGCCGCCGATCGACCGGCGTCGCACTGGCGACATTGGCGCTGACAATCGTCGTGTGGTTCGGCCCCGGCGTGTCGGCCAACCCGGAGTTGGTGGCGGATCGGCTGCCGTGGCTGGCCTCGAGCAAGGAAGAACCCAACCCGCGGATGCTCGAGGTGCGGCGCATCTTGCGCGCGTGGCGCGACGCGATCAATCGCGCGTTCTGACGATTCCCTGAAAGGACATTGGCAATGAGTGGCGAACGGATTCGAACGGCTCTATCTTTTACTATTGTAAACGTCATGTTCGTGCTGGCGGGCGCGATGGCCACGGCGGAGCAGCCGTGGATGGCCTATGCCGATGCGTCGGAGGCCGGCTTCTCAACGGCCGCCCTCGAAGAGGCACGCGTCTTTGCAGATTCGAACCGTGCTGCGGCCGTGATGGCGCTCTATCGCGGTCGTGTTGTGGCCGCCTGGGGTGCGGTTGATCGACCGTTGATGGCGCACTCGGTGCGCAAG from Acidobacteriota bacterium includes:
- a CDS encoding M48 family metalloprotease, with the protein product MAEVLFVVGAAFLAAWVLSYLLHSTVVCLGAIAITRTWSVGAGDRATMWRFVLIAPVVSASITAVGLSEAMPLTWDLSRLAPQALVDWRAGVFVLMPLLVVPFVLFAGLKAGHTLLRQVFGKRRRAPAVLQDEAALLASAVGCRVPRVTLSEAAGVPAAIGLSEICMPAALYASAPADERRALIAHEMGHLKRRDPLWFMVAGSLVRLTAFQPLNRIAMSRLREASEDAADDVAVEATGNPVALARGLARLATAIVALSGGAAASGSPVVARVSRLLDGHRGPTPPRRRSTGVALATLALTIVVWFGPGVSANPELVADRLPWLASSKEEPNPRMLEVRRILRAWRDAINRAF